Below is a window of Gossypium hirsutum isolate 1008001.06 chromosome A12, Gossypium_hirsutum_v2.1, whole genome shotgun sequence DNA.
AAGAAATGGAGAATCTCTCATGGATAAATCTTAAATAACATGATATATCCCAagttgaaaataagagaaatgAATATTTCATCTCAAAATCAGCTGTAAACAAAAGTCCATGTTTCGAGCAAGCGTGCCTATACAATTGTTTTAATTAgtaaaacacatcatgaattccaTTCCCCCTGTGGCCTATAAACGGAATTTTGTCCTACATCATTATGACAAAACGCATATAATGAATGGTCAAACAAACTCTCACAGTAACCTACCTACATTGTAGTAGTAGTCATTTTAGTTTGCATGGGGGGGTTCAGTCCGTGGCTCAATGGCCATGTGGGCCGGTGCTCTATGTATTGATAATTGGTTTACCTGAATAATTACCTTAGCTTTAACTAGTCTCAATTTttgcctttttttctttttcttttttggttttggtAAGCATGAAATGGTTTAGAGTTAGACAAAAAGATCACAGTAGTTGCATGCATATCCATAGATACTTCATTCGAAATCTTAGTGATGTATGCATTAAGATTGGGTCTTTTACATTGGGATCTAATAATATGAGATTAGGATTTACAGGAGATCTCAAATTTAGATGTTGCTGTAAATTTGGGAAAATTTAGCTTAGATTTTAAGACTATTTCAAAGAAGCCATTAGATTCTTTTTGTTTGTTCTTTTTGATATTTAATGATTTAATGTAGATTGGTGATAAGATACTTGGTTTGGTCAGACATATTCCTTTGAACTTCCATCGATCCTCTCAAACCTACAGTTTCCCTTTCTGTTGTTCCAATATCTTCCTTAAAAAAGGCTAAAATTCAGCCTTGTGCTCCTTCAGTTTTTCATGTTAAAGCTCCTTTGACCATTGAAGGGGGaggaaaaaaataatgaaaatccaACCACTAGATgaagaaatagaaagaaatatAGGGAAGCATCGTGTTAGCTTCTAAGGGTCTAAAATCATGCTAGGCTTTCTCTCTCTTTATCTTTCAACTGGTGAGACCGTTGACAAAATAGTAATGAACAGTTCCTAGACAGACAGACACACAGAGTTAACTCATATATTATATTCCATTTTATGCTATCtttaaagttcaaaaaaaaaataaaaataaaagtgatGAGGAaactataattaattaattaaattcattttgaGTACAGTTGTATGCAATGCATTGCCTTCCTATATAAGCATGAGCTTTTCTCATAGTTGATGAGAAGCAGGAGATACATgcaatacatacatacatttcgGCATTTTCTTCTCTTATCTGTCGATTCTATCTTCCCACGTTTCTTACTTCAACATCTATTTTCTTTATAAAAACCAGTACCTGCGTTTATAGCCTGCTTTCCTCGATCAATCAAAGgatattatatatttctttttgtgtAAGAGATGTTGGTGTTAATGTGCATTGTAACTTTGCTCCTTATCTGCATCACACATTGGGTTAACAAATGGAGAAATCCTAGATGTAATGGTAAACTTCCACCAGGTTCAATGGGGTTCCCACTTGTTGGCGAGACTCTTCAGTTCTTCACCTCCAACACTACTTTCGATATTCCTCCCTTTGTCAAAGTGAGGatgaaaaggtaaaaaaaaattatatcaatcTCCGTCACTCTTTGCTTTTATTGCTAGAAGATGTTTTGTAGATCTCCTTCCATTCTTAACATGTTGATTGTTGGTGTTACTTACAGGTATGGGCCAATATTCAAGACTAGCTTAGTGGGGCGACCGGTAATTGTGTCGACTGACCCGGATCTCAACCATTTCATCTTCCTGCAAGAGGGACAACTGTTTCAGAGCTGGTATCCTGATACATTCACAGAGATATTTGGACGTCAGAATGTAGGTTCATTACATGGTTTCATGTATAAGTACCTGAAGAATATGGTGCTTAACCTCTTCGGTCCTGAAAGCCTCAAAAAGATGCTACCTGAAGTTGAGAACACAGCTTGCAGAAGGCTGCAAAGCTGGTCAAGTCAAGAAACTATTGAATTAAAAGAAGCAACTGCTAGTGTAATTCACGTTTATATTACCTCATTCATGGTTCATCATCCGTCTAAAGTTTCTGGTCAAGTCTAAAATGATAACTTGGTCTCTTTTGCAGATGATATTTGATCTGACAGCCAAAAAGCTGATAAGTTATGACCAAGACAATTCCCCGGAGAATCTAAGGGAGAACTTTGTTGCATTCATCCAGGGTTTAATCTCCTTTCCGTTAAATATTCCTGGAACAGCTTATCACAAATGTTTACAGGTACAACAATGTTTTATATGTACCAATTTATCACTAGCATCAGTTAACCATCATGGTAAAAATCAATGTCTGTAACTTTAAAGACTAATCTCCAAAACACAAGTTGGCATGGAAATTCTTTTATTCATGAAGCAAATCAGGCTCCCCTGAGTTAGAAAATATGCCTCCATGATCCTGTCTTCTTTTTGTGTTAACTCTTGAAGGTTTTTCTATACAGGGAAGAAAAAATGCAATGAAAATGCTGAAGGACTTGCTAAATGAAAGGCGGTCTATGCCGAGGAAACACCAAAGTGACTTTTTCGATTTCGTCCTTGAAGAACTTCAGAAAGAGGGAACAATACTCACAGAGGCAATAGCTCTGGATTTGATGTTTGTGCTACTATTTGCCAGCTT
It encodes the following:
- the LOC107936409 gene encoding cytochrome P450 87A3, which gives rise to MLVLMCIVTLLLICITHWVNKWRNPRCNGKLPPGSMGFPLVGETLQFFTSNTTFDIPPFVKVRMKRYGPIFKTSLVGRPVIVSTDPDLNHFIFLQEGQLFQSWYPDTFTEIFGRQNVGSLHGFMYKYLKNMVLNLFGPESLKKMLPEVENTACRRLQSWSSQETIELKEATASMIFDLTAKKLISYDQDNSPENLRENFVAFIQGLISFPLNIPGTAYHKCLQGRKNAMKMLKDLLNERRSMPRKHQSDFFDFVLEELQKEGTILTEAIALDLMFVLLFASFETTSLALTLAVKFLSDNPSVLNTLTDEHEAILRNRENTNSGLTWKEYKSMRYTFQFINETVRLANIVPGIFRKTLREIQFKGYTIPAGWAVMVCPPAVHLNPAKYQNPLTFNPSRWEGTEINGASKNFMAFGGGMRFCVGTDFTKVQMAVFLHCLVTKYRWKPIKGGNVLRTPGLQFPDGFHIQLLEKTRME